From Draconibacterium halophilum, one genomic window encodes:
- a CDS encoding phosphoribosylpyrophosphate synthetase has product MKRVSNNYETMVEAIEDLKKRGYTHNFNVESNGVLSDGDSSQTYLPSRVELHEQHRFEGATNPSDMSILYAVETDSGKKGTVVDAFGVDGSEVVSKFMNEVDQKQF; this is encoded by the coding sequence ACGAAACAATGGTAGAGGCTATTGAAGACCTAAAAAAGAGAGGTTACACGCACAACTTTAATGTTGAATCTAACGGAGTACTTTCTGATGGTGATAGTTCACAGACCTATTTACCATCGCGTGTGGAGTTGCACGAGCAACACCGTTTTGAGGGAGCTACAAATCCTTCGGATATGAGTATTCTATATGCCGTTGAAACCGATTCAGGAAAGAAAGGTACCGTTGTTGATGCTTTTGGTGTTGACGGTTCAGAGGTCGTATCGAAGTTTATGAACGAGGTAGATCAAAAACAATTTTAA